One stretch of Raphanus sativus cultivar WK10039 unplaced genomic scaffold, ASM80110v3 Scaffold3687, whole genome shotgun sequence DNA includes these proteins:
- the LOC108829055 gene encoding uncharacterized protein LOC108829055 has translation MSWYDSAAKTGKNIAVWWDMKDCPVPEGIDAHRVRPSIEGALKEQGYSGPVSITAYGDQKQTPDCLLRALSSTGVAVVHIRSESTCAVMYKDMVKWREDNPPPATMMIITNQMLDVFHWDLARLQQRTSYDLFLAYSVEPRAQLFVYTLETWLWKKLLLGTTASVTSSSSDAIVFYCKSCSLECLSLKSFKKHLSTEKHAKQEVLHPQPKQLNSVTSKWGKNYAATPEYATAKIHVWWDMFDCPIPDGYDAHRVRPSLEGAFKELGYSGPVSITAFGDYKKTPKRHLHALSSTGIDVVHVIPEIIYSRMRDDIFKWRNDNPTPATMMIISDEAKYVFGTSLAQAQQEVNKYNLFWAYSFRPREMSVMVTSAEWLWDSLLAVSETKRHVLRKCSGSSESVVESTGMFYCRLCVSERRLCFYKRKLLDKFIKHLSSRKHLSKEEFITDCRQHNKNLGLFWLEKEHFPESKRLKKSA, from the exons atgagTTGGTACGATTCGGCGGCGAAGACAGGCAAAAATATAGCGGTGTGGTGGGACATGAAGGACTGTCCGGTTCCAGAGGGTATTGATGCTCATCGTGTCCGTCCGAGTATAGAAGGTGCCTTAAAGGAACAAGGCTACTCTGGTCCTGTCTCCATCACAGCCTATGGAGACCAAAAACAAACCCCTGACTGCCTGCTACGAGCTCTCTCTTCCACTGGAGTCGCGGTGGTACATATCAGATCTG aaagcacgtGCGCAGTCATGTACAAGGATATGGTGAAATGGCGAGAGGATAATCCTCCTCCGGCTACAATGATGATCATAACCAATCAGATGCTAGATGTCTTCCATTGGGATCTGGCCCGGCTTCAACAACGCACGAGTTACGACCTTTTTCTGGCTTATTCAGTCGAACCTCGCGCCCAATTGTTCGTGTACACACTCGAAACGTGGCTCTGGAAAAAATTATTACTTGGGACGACTGCGTCCGTGACAAGCAGCAGCAGCGATGCCATCGTGTTTTATTGCAAATCGTGCTCTTTGGAATGCCTAAGCCTGAAGAGTTTCAAAAAGCATCTCTCCACTGAAAAGCATGCAAAACAA gagGTTTTACACCCTCAGCCTAAACAACTCAATTCTGTAACGAGCAAGTGGGGGAAGAACTACGCTGCTACGCCTGAATATGCGACAGCTAAAATCCATGTCTGGTGGGACATGTTTGATTGTCCTATTCCCGACGGTTATGACGCTCATCGAGTCCGTCCCAGTTTGGAAGGAGCTTTCAAGGAACTAGGCTACTCTGGTCCTGTCTCCATCACTGCCTTTGGTGACTATAAAAAAACCCCTAAACGCCACCTTCATGCCCTCTCTTCCACTGGAATCGATGTTGTACATGTCATTCCGG AAATCATATACTCTCGCATGCGTGATGACATTTTTAAATGGCGAAACGATAATCCTACTCCGGCTACAATGATGATCATTTCGGATGAGGCTAAATATGTCTTTGGAACTTCTCTTGCCCAGGCTCAACAAGAAGTTAATAAGTACAACCTGTTTTGGGCTTATTCTTTTAGGCCTCGGGAAATGTCAGTCATGGTCACTTCTGCCGAGTGGCTCTGGGATAGCTTACTTGCag TTTCAGAGACAAAAAGACATGTTCTTCGCAAGTGCAGTGGAAGTAGTGAAAGCGTGGTTGAATCTACCGGAATGTTTTATTGCAGACTGTGCGTCTCGGAGCGCAGACTCTGCTTCTATAAGCGCAAACTGTTGGATAAATTCATCAAACACCTCTCGAGTAGAAAACATCTCTCTAAA GAAGAGTTTATTACTGATTGTCGTCAACATAACAAGAACCTGGGACTGTTCTGGCTAGAG aAAGAACATTTCCCAGAGAGCAAGCGGTTGAAGAAATCTGCCTAG